From Montipora foliosa isolate CH-2021 chromosome 6, ASM3666993v2, whole genome shotgun sequence, a single genomic window includes:
- the LOC138007116 gene encoding fibroblast growth factor receptor-like 1 isoform X5, whose protein sequence is MHTMCYNTVWSVSLAAFVITTQIRIGVADSPRFVDSIRMRQRFIAWPARHNIRMKCKANGSTPLKFQWFKDGQATIERRLQPRLKTNMWYLKLKDLVPLDSGRYTCVVSNSYGSINHTYTLKVVEKSRTRPILKCSYPQNTSVLLGENASLTCVVLLSGTLPDFRWLKWKAVPKTYPSPIDFQNGSYSLVNPTQYETVYVEGKYGVKVNIPNVTSKDLGMYTCYVSNHLGYDYRNAFLTALNKLWRGSGDFESVIP, encoded by the exons ATGCATACTATGTGTTACAACACTGTTTGGAGTGTCTCTTTGGCTGCGTTTGTGATCACAACACAAATCAGAATTGGTGTAGCAG attCACCCAGATTTGTAGATTCTATCAGAATGAGACAAAGGTTTATTGCCTGGCCAGCTCGGCATAATATTCGAATGAAGTGCAAAGCCAATGGCTCAACACCACTAAAATTTCAATGGTTCAAGGATGGCCAAGCTACCATAGAGAGACGACTACAACCTCGGCTCAAGACAAACATGTGGTACCTCAAACTAAAGGATTTGGTTCCCTTGGACTCTGGAAGGTACACGTGTGTTGTATCCAACTCCTATGGCTCTATTAATCATACCTACACACTAAAAGTTGTAG AAAAATCTCGGACCAGGCCTATTCTGAAGTGTAGCTACCCTCAAAACACCAGTGTGCTGCTTGGAGAAAACGCTTCTTTGACATGCGTTGTTCTCTTAAGTGGCACCTTGCCAGATTTTCGATGGCTGAAATGGAAGGCTGTACCCAAGACATACCCAAGTCCAattgattttcaaaatggaTCATACTCACTTGTCAACCCTACACAGTATGAAACTGTGTATGTGGAAGGAAAGTACGGGGTTAAAGTTAACATTCCAAACGTAACATCAAAGGACTTGGGAATGTACACGTGTTACGTCAGCAACCATCTTGGTTATGATTACCGAAATGCGTTTTTGACCGCCCTTAATAAACTATGGAGAGGATCAGGCG attttgaaagtgtgattccttaa
- the LOC138007116 gene encoding fibroblast growth factor receptor-like 1 isoform X1: MHTMCYNTVWSVSLAAFVITTQIRIGVADSPRFVDSIRMRQRFIAWPARHNIRMKCKANGSTPLKFQWFKDGQATIERRLQPRLKTNMWYLKLKDLVPLDSGRYTCVVSNSYGSINHTYTLKVVEKSRTRPILKCSYPQNTSVLLGENASLTCVVLLSGTLPDFRWLKWKAVPKTYPSPIDFQNGSYSLVNPTQYETVYVEGKYGVKVNIPNVTSKDLGMYTCYVSNHLGYDYRNAFLTALNKLWRGSGADTLTHATVNSEKSNQANSENLGTLPTRETKLSSSSKPRTSRSREPKIPLSVFIGVLSTWAVITAMALLWCHFYHTNIRSPNLGEGI, translated from the exons ATGCATACTATGTGTTACAACACTGTTTGGAGTGTCTCTTTGGCTGCGTTTGTGATCACAACACAAATCAGAATTGGTGTAGCAG attCACCCAGATTTGTAGATTCTATCAGAATGAGACAAAGGTTTATTGCCTGGCCAGCTCGGCATAATATTCGAATGAAGTGCAAAGCCAATGGCTCAACACCACTAAAATTTCAATGGTTCAAGGATGGCCAAGCTACCATAGAGAGACGACTACAACCTCGGCTCAAGACAAACATGTGGTACCTCAAACTAAAGGATTTGGTTCCCTTGGACTCTGGAAGGTACACGTGTGTTGTATCCAACTCCTATGGCTCTATTAATCATACCTACACACTAAAAGTTGTAG AAAAATCTCGGACCAGGCCTATTCTGAAGTGTAGCTACCCTCAAAACACCAGTGTGCTGCTTGGAGAAAACGCTTCTTTGACATGCGTTGTTCTCTTAAGTGGCACCTTGCCAGATTTTCGATGGCTGAAATGGAAGGCTGTACCCAAGACATACCCAAGTCCAattgattttcaaaatggaTCATACTCACTTGTCAACCCTACACAGTATGAAACTGTGTATGTGGAAGGAAAGTACGGGGTTAAAGTTAACATTCCAAACGTAACATCAAAGGACTTGGGAATGTACACGTGTTACGTCAGCAACCATCTTGGTTATGATTACCGAAATGCGTTTTTGACCGCCCTTAATAAACTATGGAGAGGATCAGGCG cAGACACCCTAACTCACGCAACAGTAAATTCTGAAAAGAGCAACCAAGCCAATTCAGAAAACCTGGGAACGCTACCAACCAGAg AGACAAAGCTATCATCGTCATCTAAACCAAGGACATCGCGATCACGGGAACCCAAAATTCCCCTAAGTGTGTTCATAGGCGTGCTGAGTACTTGGGCTGTCATCACTGCAATGGCTCTTCTTTGGTGTCATTTCTACCACACAAACATCAGATCCCCAAATCTTGGAGAGGGAATCTAA
- the LOC138007116 gene encoding fibroblast growth factor receptor-like 1 isoform X2, translating to MHTMCYNTVWSVSLAAFVITTQIRIGVADSPRFVDSIRMRQRFIAWPARHNIRMKCKANGSTPLKFQWFKDGQATIERRLQPRLKTNMWYLKLKDLVPLDSGRYTCVVSNSYGSINHTYTLKVVEKSRTRPILKCSYPQNTSVLLGENASLTCVVLLSGTLPDFRWLKWKAVPKTYPSPIDFQNGSYSLVNPTQYETVYVEGKYGVKVNIPNVTSKDLGMYTCYVSNHLGYDYRNAFLTALNKLWRGSGDTLTHATVNSEKSNQANSENLGTLPTRETKLSSSSKPRTSRSREPKIPLSVFIGVLSTWAVITAMALLWCHFYHTNIRSPNLGEGI from the exons ATGCATACTATGTGTTACAACACTGTTTGGAGTGTCTCTTTGGCTGCGTTTGTGATCACAACACAAATCAGAATTGGTGTAGCAG attCACCCAGATTTGTAGATTCTATCAGAATGAGACAAAGGTTTATTGCCTGGCCAGCTCGGCATAATATTCGAATGAAGTGCAAAGCCAATGGCTCAACACCACTAAAATTTCAATGGTTCAAGGATGGCCAAGCTACCATAGAGAGACGACTACAACCTCGGCTCAAGACAAACATGTGGTACCTCAAACTAAAGGATTTGGTTCCCTTGGACTCTGGAAGGTACACGTGTGTTGTATCCAACTCCTATGGCTCTATTAATCATACCTACACACTAAAAGTTGTAG AAAAATCTCGGACCAGGCCTATTCTGAAGTGTAGCTACCCTCAAAACACCAGTGTGCTGCTTGGAGAAAACGCTTCTTTGACATGCGTTGTTCTCTTAAGTGGCACCTTGCCAGATTTTCGATGGCTGAAATGGAAGGCTGTACCCAAGACATACCCAAGTCCAattgattttcaaaatggaTCATACTCACTTGTCAACCCTACACAGTATGAAACTGTGTATGTGGAAGGAAAGTACGGGGTTAAAGTTAACATTCCAAACGTAACATCAAAGGACTTGGGAATGTACACGTGTTACGTCAGCAACCATCTTGGTTATGATTACCGAAATGCGTTTTTGACCGCCCTTAATAAACTATGGAGAGGATCAGGCG ACACCCTAACTCACGCAACAGTAAATTCTGAAAAGAGCAACCAAGCCAATTCAGAAAACCTGGGAACGCTACCAACCAGAg AGACAAAGCTATCATCGTCATCTAAACCAAGGACATCGCGATCACGGGAACCCAAAATTCCCCTAAGTGTGTTCATAGGCGTGCTGAGTACTTGGGCTGTCATCACTGCAATGGCTCTTCTTTGGTGTCATTTCTACCACACAAACATCAGATCCCCAAATCTTGGAGAGGGAATCTAA
- the LOC138007116 gene encoding fibroblast growth factor receptor-like 1 isoform X3, translated as MHTMCYNTVWSVSLAAFVITTQIRIGVADSPRFVDSIRMRQRFIAWPARHNIRMKCKANGSTPLKFQWFKDGQATIERRLQPRLKTNMWYLKLKDLVPLDSGRYTCVVSNSYGSINHTYTLKVVEKSRTRPILKCSYPQNTSVLLGENASLTCVVLLSGTLPDFRWLKWKAVPKTYPSPIDFQNGSYSLVNPTQYETVYVEGKYGVKVNIPNVTSKDLGMYTCYVSNHLGYDYRNAFLTALNKLWRGSGADTLTHATVNSEKSNQANSENLGTLPTRVQ; from the exons ATGCATACTATGTGTTACAACACTGTTTGGAGTGTCTCTTTGGCTGCGTTTGTGATCACAACACAAATCAGAATTGGTGTAGCAG attCACCCAGATTTGTAGATTCTATCAGAATGAGACAAAGGTTTATTGCCTGGCCAGCTCGGCATAATATTCGAATGAAGTGCAAAGCCAATGGCTCAACACCACTAAAATTTCAATGGTTCAAGGATGGCCAAGCTACCATAGAGAGACGACTACAACCTCGGCTCAAGACAAACATGTGGTACCTCAAACTAAAGGATTTGGTTCCCTTGGACTCTGGAAGGTACACGTGTGTTGTATCCAACTCCTATGGCTCTATTAATCATACCTACACACTAAAAGTTGTAG AAAAATCTCGGACCAGGCCTATTCTGAAGTGTAGCTACCCTCAAAACACCAGTGTGCTGCTTGGAGAAAACGCTTCTTTGACATGCGTTGTTCTCTTAAGTGGCACCTTGCCAGATTTTCGATGGCTGAAATGGAAGGCTGTACCCAAGACATACCCAAGTCCAattgattttcaaaatggaTCATACTCACTTGTCAACCCTACACAGTATGAAACTGTGTATGTGGAAGGAAAGTACGGGGTTAAAGTTAACATTCCAAACGTAACATCAAAGGACTTGGGAATGTACACGTGTTACGTCAGCAACCATCTTGGTTATGATTACCGAAATGCGTTTTTGACCGCCCTTAATAAACTATGGAGAGGATCAGGCG cAGACACCCTAACTCACGCAACAGTAAATTCTGAAAAGAGCAACCAAGCCAATTCAGAAAACCTGGGAACGCTACCAACCAGAg TTCAGTAA
- the LOC138007116 gene encoding fibroblast growth factor receptor-like 1 isoform X4: MHTMCYNTVWSVSLAAFVITTQIRIGVADSPRFVDSIRMRQRFIAWPARHNIRMKCKANGSTPLKFQWFKDGQATIERRLQPRLKTNMWYLKLKDLVPLDSGRYTCVVSNSYGSINHTYTLKVVEKSRTRPILKCSYPQNTSVLLGENASLTCVVLLSGTLPDFRWLKWKAVPKTYPSPIDFQNGSYSLVNPTQYETVYVEGKYGVKVNIPNVTSKDLGMYTCYVSNHLGYDYRNAFLTALNKLWRGSGDTLTHATVNSEKSNQANSENLGTLPTRVQ, encoded by the exons ATGCATACTATGTGTTACAACACTGTTTGGAGTGTCTCTTTGGCTGCGTTTGTGATCACAACACAAATCAGAATTGGTGTAGCAG attCACCCAGATTTGTAGATTCTATCAGAATGAGACAAAGGTTTATTGCCTGGCCAGCTCGGCATAATATTCGAATGAAGTGCAAAGCCAATGGCTCAACACCACTAAAATTTCAATGGTTCAAGGATGGCCAAGCTACCATAGAGAGACGACTACAACCTCGGCTCAAGACAAACATGTGGTACCTCAAACTAAAGGATTTGGTTCCCTTGGACTCTGGAAGGTACACGTGTGTTGTATCCAACTCCTATGGCTCTATTAATCATACCTACACACTAAAAGTTGTAG AAAAATCTCGGACCAGGCCTATTCTGAAGTGTAGCTACCCTCAAAACACCAGTGTGCTGCTTGGAGAAAACGCTTCTTTGACATGCGTTGTTCTCTTAAGTGGCACCTTGCCAGATTTTCGATGGCTGAAATGGAAGGCTGTACCCAAGACATACCCAAGTCCAattgattttcaaaatggaTCATACTCACTTGTCAACCCTACACAGTATGAAACTGTGTATGTGGAAGGAAAGTACGGGGTTAAAGTTAACATTCCAAACGTAACATCAAAGGACTTGGGAATGTACACGTGTTACGTCAGCAACCATCTTGGTTATGATTACCGAAATGCGTTTTTGACCGCCCTTAATAAACTATGGAGAGGATCAGGCG ACACCCTAACTCACGCAACAGTAAATTCTGAAAAGAGCAACCAAGCCAATTCAGAAAACCTGGGAACGCTACCAACCAGAg TTCAGTAA